The sequence TGATGTTGTCTTCCACAAGTAGAACAACTCGGAGGAAAAACTGGTCCTCGACCATAACTCGGTCCAAATCCCCTTCCTGATCCAGTAGAAGGGGTAGCAAATGAACTGCGTTCGAATGAACCTCTGTTATAGCCCGTGGATCCCCCAAACCTCTGTCCACTACTTCCTCGAAAAATGGGACCACCACGTGTAAAACTCCCACTTCCCGCTGAGAATGAGCGACCGGTTCCCCTCTTGGTCAACCTACTCGATTCCCCTATTGCATATGttgatttcctcttctcttccccCTTCTTCTTATCCTCCATTACTGCTTCCTCCATCCGAACCGCCGATTCAacaagagttttaaaatttgtaattctgaCTGCAAGGCCTCTTCTGATCTCCGGTCGTAGCCCCTGTTCAAAACGATAACAACGATCCTCCTGCGTTGCAATTGCTTCTGGTGCATATTTGGCTAGTGCTGCAAAACGGAGTTCATATTCTGCCACTGTCTGATCATCCCCTTGCACTAAATTCAGAAACTCCATCCTCTTCTTGTCTCGGTACATCTTGGGTCTGTATTTGTCATCAAACTCTTTTTGAAACTCAGCCCAAGTTATTTCCCTTGGCTCATATCCCCTCTTTACAGACCTCCACCAAATCAAGGCGTTACCcacgaacaaagaaacaacgTACTTAAGTCGATCCTCTGGAGTGCAATTTATTAAGTTCATCACATCTTCGACTTTTTCCCACCATCTCTCAGCAACCTCTGGGTCTAGCGTACCCTCAAATTCTGTGGCCCCCATCTTTctgattctttcataattacgATCAATGGTAGAAACTACTGGTGCTGGCACTGGAGTGGATGCGCGCGCCTGTGCAAGTAACTGCGCTTGTGCTTGTGCTTGGGCCTGAAAAgccatttgaaatatctgTGCATACTCTGGTGGTAATCCAACCACTGGAACACCACCGGGAGGAATAGGAGCATCAACACCAACACCCTCTCGACCTACTTCCACCTCACCTGCACTTGCAGGTGCCACTGAGCCCTCTACGGACTCCGNNNNNNNNNNNNNNNNNNNNNNNNNNNNNNNNNNNNNNNNNNNNNNNNNNNNNNNNNNNNNNNNNNNNNNNNNNNNNNNNNNNNNNNNNNNNNNNNNNNNNNNNNNNNNNNNNNNNNNNNNNNNNNNNNNNNNNNNNNNNNNNNNNNNNNNNNNNNNNNNNNNNNNNNNNNNNNNNNNNNNNNNNNNNNNNNNNNNNNNNNNNNNNNNNNNNNNNNNNNNNNNNNNNNNNNNNNNNNNNNNNNNNNNNNNNNNNNNNNNNNNNNNNNNNNNNNNNNNNNNNNNNNNNNNNNNNNNNNNNNNNNNNNNNNNNNNNNNNNNNNNNNNNNNNNNNNNNNNNNNNNNNNNNNNNNNNNNNNNNNNNNNNNNNNNNNNNNNNNNNNNNNNNNNNNNNNNNNNNNNNNNNNNNNNNNNNNNNNNNNNNNNNNNNNNNNNNNNNNNNNNNNNNNNNNNNNNNNNNNNNNNNNNNNNNNNNNNNNNNNNNNNNNNNNNNNNNNNNNNNNNNNNNNNNNNNNNNNNNNNNNNNNNNNNNNNNNNNNNNNNNNNNNNNNNNNNNNNNNNNNNNNNNNNNNNNNNNNNNNNNNNNNNNNNNNNNNNNNNNNNNNNNNNNNNNNNNNNNNNNNNNNNNNNNNNNNNNNNNNNNNNNNNNNNNNNNNNNNNNNNNNNNNNNNNNNNNNNNNNNNNNNNNNNNNNNNNNNNNNNNNNNNNNNNNNNNNNNNNNNNNNNNNNNNNNNNNNNNNNNNNNNNNNNNNNNNNNNNNNNNNNNNNNNNNNNNNNNNNNNNNNNNNNNNNNNNNNNNNNNNNNNNNNNNNNNNNNNNNNNNNNNNNNNNNNNNNNNNNNNNNNNNNNNNNNNNNNNNNNNNNNNNNNNNNNNNNNNNNNNNNNNNNNNNNNNNNNNNNNNNNNNNNNNNNNNNNNNNNNNNNNNNNNNNNNNNNNNNNNNNNNNNNNNNNNNNNNNNNNNNNNNNNNNNNNNNNNNNNNNNNNNNNNNNNNNNNNNNNNNNNNNNNNNNNNNNNNNNNNNNNNNNNNNNNNNNNNNNNNNNNNNNNNNNNNNNNNNNNNNNNNNNNNNNNNNNNNNNNNNNNNNNNNNNNNNNNNNNNNNNNNNNNNNNNNNNNNNNNNNNNNNNNNNNNNNNNNNNNNNNNNNNNNNNNNNNNNNNNNNNNNNNNNNNNNNNNNNNNNNNNNNNNNNNNNNNNNNNNNNNNNNNNNNNNNNNNNNNNNNNNNNNNNNNNNNNNNNNNNNNNNNNNNNNNNNNNNNNNNNNNNNNNNNNNNNNNNNNNNNNNNNNNNNNNNNNNNNNNNNNNNNNNNNNNNNNNNNNNNNNNNNNNNNNNNNNNNNNNNNNNNNNNNNNNNNNNNNNNNNNNNNNNNNNNNNNNNNNNNNNNNNNNNNNNNNNNNNNNNNNNNNNNNNNNNNNNNNNNNNNNNNNNNNNNNNNNNNNNNNNNNNNNNNNNNNNNNNNNNNNNNNNNNNNNNNNNNNNNNNNNNNNNNNNNNNNNNNNNNNNNNNNNNNNNNNNNNNNNNNNNNNNNNNNNNNNNNNNNNNNNNNNNNNNNNNNNNNNNNNNNNNNNNNNNNNNNNNNNNNNNNNNNNNNNNNNNNNNNNNNNNNNNNNNNNNNNNNNNNNNNNNNNNNNNNNNNNNNNNNNNNNNNNNNNNNNNNNNNNNNNNNNNNNNNNNNNNNNNNNNNNNNNNNNNNNNNNNNNNNNNNNNNNNNNNNNNNNNNNNNNNNNNNNNNNNNNNNNNNNNNNNNNNNNNNNNNNNNNNNNNNNNNNNNNNNNNNNNNNNNNNNNNNNNNNNNNNNNNNNNNNNNNNNNNNNNNNNNNNNNNNNNNNNNNNNNNNNNNNNNNNNNNNNNNNNNNNNNNNNNNNNNNNNNNNNNNNNNNNNNNNNNNNNNNNNNNNNNNNNNNNNNNNNNNNNNNNNNNNNNNNNNNNNNNNNNNNNNNNNNNNNNNNNNNNNNNNNNNNNNNNNNNNNNNNNNNNNNNNNNNNNNNNNNNNNNNNNNNNNNNNNNNNNNNNNNNNNNNNNNNNNNNNNNNNNNNNNNNNNNNNNNNNNNNNNNNNNNNNNNNNNNNNNNNNNNNNNNNNNNNNNNNNNNNNNNNNNNNNNNNNNNNNNNNNNNNNNNNNNNNNNNNNNNNNNNNNNNNNNNNNNNNNNNNNNNNNNNNNNNNNNNNNNNNNNNNNNNNNNNNNNNNNNNNNNNNNNNNNNNNNNNNNNNNNNNNNNNNNNNNNNNNNNNNNNNNNNNNNNNNNNNNNNNNNNNNNNNNNNNNNNNNNNNNNNNNNNNNNNNNNNNNNNNNNNNNNNNNNNNNNNNNNNNNNNNNNNNNNNNNNNNNNNNNNNNNNNNNNNNNNNNNNNNNNNNNNNNNNNNNNNNNNNNNNNNNNNNNNNNNNNNNNNNNNNNNNNNNNNNNNNNNNNNNNNNNNNNNNNNNNNNNNNNNNNNNNNNNNNNNNNNNNNNNNNNNNNNNNNNNNNNNNNNNNNNNNNNNNNNNNNNNNNNNNNNNNNNNNNNNNNNNNNNNNNNNNNNNNNNNNNNNNNNNNNNNNNNNNNNNNNNNNNNNNNNNNNNNNNNNNNNNNNNNNNNNNNNNNNNNNNNNNNNNNNNNNNNNNNNNNNNNNNNNNNNNNNNNNNNNNNNNNNNNNNNNNNNNNNNNNNNNNNNNNNNNNNNNNNNNNNNNNNNNNNNNNNNNNNNNNNNNNNNNNNNNNNNNNNNNNNNNNNNNNNNNNNNNNNNNNNNNNNNNNNNNNNNNNNNNNNNNNNNNNNNNNNNNNNNNNNNNNNNNNNNNNNNNNNNNNNNNNNNNNNNNNNNNNNNNNNNNNNNNNNNNNNNNNNNNNNNNNNNNNNNNNNNNNNNNNNNNNNNNNNNNNNNNNNNNNNNNNNNNNNNNNNNNNNNNNNNNNNNNNNNNNNNNNNNNNNNNNNNNNNNNNNNNNNNNNNNNNNNNNNNNNNNNNNNNNNNNNNNNNNNNNNNNNNGGGTACATATATAAGTCAAACCGGGTCGGGCAGAGTGGAGCGGGTCGGGTGCCGGGTTGGGGCCTCCAGGTGGTAATGGGCTTTGATGTGGGTGGGCTTCCGGATTTGGGCCACTTTTTCTAACATAccccaccttggaccaaataCCCAATGGTATAGGTCAGGGGTTTTTGGATCTGGTTTTCTCATCATTGCCAATAAATACTCCAAAGTTGTACCTGCAATATAAACAACACTAAACAGTACAGAGGTATCAGTCAGGATTTAATAAGAGTATTTTTAAGCACTTACAGAATTTTTCGGTAGGCAAGCACTTTGTACCCATGTCTGCAGGATTTTCATCTGAGCTAATCTTTTCTAATTGTATCTTATTTTTTCCGACAATGTCACGAATGAAATGATACCTAACATCTATATGTTTCGTCCTATCATGAAAGACGGGGTTTTTACATAGCTGAATTGCTGATTGACTATCAGAGAAGATCACAGGTTTTTCCTTTAAGAAACCAATTTCGTTTACAAGCCCACTAAGCCATAGAGCTTCTTTAAAAGCCTCTGTTGTAGCAATGTACTCAGCTTCAGTTGTAGATAAAGCAACAATATGTTGAagttgggatttccaactaatgcatgaATTGCAAAATGTGAACATGTAGGATGTAGTGGATTTACGGCTGTCCCTATCATTAGCATAATTCGAATCTACATAACCAATGAGATGTGCATGCGCagaatgttttgaaaatttaataccaATATTTTCAGAACCACGCAAATATCTAAGTAGCCATTTTAATGCTTCCCAATGAGGGGGGCCAGGATTTGACATATATCTACTCAAGCAACTGATGGCATAGGCAACATCAGGTCTAGTGCATACCATTAGAAACATAATAGAGCCAATCACATTAGAGTAGGGGATCTTACTCATTTTTTGCATATCATTTTCAGATTGTGGGCATTGACTTTTACTAAGTTGAAAATGTGCAGCCAAAGGAACAGCAGTGGGTTTCGAATTTTCCATAGAAAACTTTTTGAGGATAGACAAAAGATACGTTTTCTGGTTTAAGAGAATAGAAGAAGTTTTTCTGTCCCTAATAATGCTCATGCCGAGAATCTGTTTTGCATTTCCAaggtctttcatttcaaaggtTTTGCATAGATCATTTTGAAGACAATGGATAAGATGTAAACTAGGACTTGCAATtagcatgtcatcaacatatagtACTAAGAAAATCGGAGTAGTAGTgcaaatatacaaattacGTTTTCGTTCAGCTTTAAAAACGACTAAGGATCCTTTCATCACTTTCATTATGCCCTTGCCCCATCTACCTTCTAATCCCTCTTCCTCTAATGCAGCACATGATATCAAGTTATGACTTAAGTCAGGGACATACctgacatttttcaaaatcattttatatgaGTCCATTCAAAgacattttttctaatttgaaaTATGAGCATGTTGGCTTTGTGTCCATGgctaatgagaaaaaatgcGAAATAAAAGGTCTGGGTGACATTTCGTTATGTTTTGAGGAAGGgtataaaatgattttgaaaaatgtcagGTATGTCCCTGACTTAAGTCATAACTTGATATCATGTGCTGCATTAGAAGAAGAGGGATTAGAAGGTAGGTGGGGAAAGGGCATAATGAACCCCAACCCGGCACCCGACCCGCTCCACTCTGCCCGACCCGGTTTGACTTATATATGTACCCTCTTATACTAAAACCCTAAtcagttctctctctctcttcattcGGTTCCGCCgcttcctcctcctctctctctctaaaccGAGATGTCCGTTCGGTCTTCGTCTCCCGTCTGTTTCCGGCGGTTTCTAAGGGCCAACCTAATGGCTCTTAGGAAACCGCCGAAACCGCCTAACAAACTATATCTCCGGATGATTTCTAGCCTATATATACGGAGGTCTCATTTCCCCTAAATCTCTCGGCCGAAAAAGGAAATCTGTTTTCTACTCGTGTTCTTCGTGATATCTACTGTGAGAGTGTTCTGTGTGAAGTAAGAGTGTCCGATCTCTGTGTTCGGGTCTTGGTTGGGTGCCGAGTGTTGTGGAGCAACCGTGAGGGCTTGCCGTGTGTGGTTGGGTACGGTATTTGTGACCGTGTCCCTTTAAGATTGGATCTGGCTCTATCTCCTGAGCCACATCCAAACAGTTGATTCGTTGTTCtatttcttctgtttctttgttatattctgttctgtaatatttgttattcttttggCCTGTAATATtgaggagtttcgtactccgtTCATCTATAATAGTTGATAGGCtattattttgaaagaaataccACTGGAGGGTTATTCCCTACAGAACATGAAGAGGAAACTTCGGATGCAATTGCGCGATGTACAGACAAATAGACGGAGACCTGGAAATTGGAGTAGGAAGAATTCCTGGTCTACGTCGTCAACGGGCATTAAACCACCCCCCCCCACACGAACGAGTTTCGTTGTAGATTTTTTGTATAGTGCCTCACTTgccaattaattaaagagatgaaattcaatttagttattaattaattatatcattagtATCATGATTACGAAAGCCCCTTactgttttgaaaattacaatacaccctttaaattaatgattgCCTAACAAATAACCCGTTCAGTTAAATaactaacaaattaaaatgcccttatacaaattaaattaaattttttatttattatttattattttatgcgCATTTTGAGAATTCTAGCAGTGTTTTTGGCTGACACCATACTGAAAAACTTAATGaaattagatattttatttttttgctcatttttagtgttttttaCATGAAATTTCATGCTTTTGATTCTCAAAACATTTACCTTTCCAGCATTTTATTCTTCTGTtataacatgaaaaaaaaaatgtttgcaaattttgaaaaattaaaatacaattagaaTAAATGGCTGTACAGGGATTTGATTTGAGtgtgtatttatatttcaacAATAGCAAGCTACCAGTGCCAAGCTTGCCAACATTTTAcagatttcttttttaaaatttttataaagaattgcaacacattttataaactctcaaatatcaataaaaatcttataagcttaCCGAAACACCTTGTAATTGCTAAACCGTATATTAATTTACTGAGTAAAGTACAACCACCTCTTTTgaagtttggcataattacaaataccttctcgttgtttgaaaaattacaagtacataaTATCTTTAAGTTaagaggatatttataatttttcaaacaatgagaaagtattttatattatttcaaaccTCAAAATtgatagttgtaatttatcttaattatttacttatatcACTATATATTCATCCAAGTAAtgtcccttttctttttctttttttaaagaaaaagaatatgtgACTAGATTGTCACATTGAACTAAGAGAAATATGCAAGGCTATGAATCCAACTGAGTTGAACATGTTAATTTTTGTGctagtttgaattattatcaaacttgaaaaattgtatttgagttgcatttgattaataatcaaatcaaactcGAATCTGTacgttttatttaaatctaatgcGAGCCGAGCTCAAGTAGTTCAATGGTGGCATGAGGTATAGTTTCCACATGCTTTCTGTTAATATCTATTAATTGTGCCGTGTGCATCCTGACGGTTTACCCTTCATTCCCTGCATGAATGCATCACAAGGTCCAGTAAATCAGTAGTGatgatttcttgtttctccAGTTCAACAATTAGAGTCAGAAATCTTGGCTGTCAAAAGCATCCAGCTCTCCTATTAGATTGGCAAGAATTACACATTAGGTAGAGATTCTTACAGGCTCCCCAGTTTTACTCTTGGGAAGAAATCTTCTATATTCCGTTCCACCTTGCTAACTTCCAAACAGCATGACGATCCGAAAATTAAAGCACTGCCTTCGACCCGATATGTCAGATGTCGCGGAATGCAGATTTCTTGTATCTTTGTAAGCTAATTGATCTCACCCTATTCTACCACCAAGAAATGACTGCAAAGACGGATGAAGACGAAGTAGTGTTAATTTGGTCGTTTGGCCGAAGCCATATGATATTAAAAGGAAATGACGTGATAAAGGTTATTCGATGCTTCAGACTTGATTAAAAGAACaaagatagaaaaaattgttcagcttaattgaaaagaagagaaataatAGAGAGAAACGATGATCAAATGAATTAAACAGAATGTACGATTACGCCATCCAAGCATCCAGTGTGTTGTCCAGTAGGGCATCCAGTATGTTGTCCAGTCCTACTGTATCAAAGTTGAGATCCGAAACTTAGTAcctttgtttttgtttgagGACGTCCTGGTTCTTTAGTTGTTGTTGTACTCCCAAATCCAAACTTGGGTTTCTCTCTGACAGGTTCTAATATTTGAAAACTGCACATCAAGTTCTCGTCCAAACTCATTATCGCACCAGCATTCTCAAACTCTCCACAGTAATTTGGGGCCGAGAATATCGTTACCATTTGTCTATCAGCGAAAAACTCGTATCCATCTTCAACAACCTGAACAAATTCTCATGGTCAATCAATCTCTGAAATTCCATATCAATTggttaacaagaaaaaaataaagttcagACCTGGTGCGCACGGCAAATCAGATCTAGATCATGCTTTAGAAGAAATTCAGACACCTTATCTGcaccaaatatatatgatataccCCTATCATTCATTCCCCATCCTTGAACATCTTTACTGGGATCAGACCATAGTAAATCACATAGTAAACCATAGTCCGGGACATGAGTTGGACGCTGTAGATTTCTGATCTGATCTAAGCCAACCAGGTCAGGTGAGAGACCTCCATGAATGCACAACAACTTGTCATCAATTAGAGCTGCAACAGGTAGACAATCAAAACAATCGTTGAATATTTTCCATAGTCTCACATTAAACCTTTGTTTGCACTCATCATAAAAACCATATATGCGATTGATTGATATGCATTCGTGGCTGCCCCTTAGTAAGAAAAAGTTTTCAGGATACTTTATCTTATACGCAAGTAGAAGGCAGATTGTTTCTAGACTTTGCTTCCCTCGGTCGACATAATCCCCTAGGAATAGGTAATTAGATTCTGAGGGTGATCCACTATATTCGAAAAGTCTTAGAAGGTCATAATACTGACCATGAATATCACCTGCCAAGAATCGTACTTTCTACCATTAGAATTGTTGCACACAAATTGTTCACTAATCCAAACAAGCTGCACATCAGGCATGCGAGAGAGTAAACAGTTATCCGGAAGTTAATTGAAGTAGCAAGAGCAAAGGACATGGTAACATCAGAATAAGGTTTccctaaaatacaaaatcgTATCTGAGGATCCCATGTCTTGAAACCGAACATGTGGCCTCTATACACTTAGGAATACACAAGAACAGAATCATGTCTCTTTGTATGAAAATGTCCCACGTAATCAGAAATTTGGCAACAAATTGCAAGGACCTTATCATGAACTCCTGCCAAAAAACCATGCTTTCCAAATGGTGGTAGTTATAGATTCACACAAAAGGAGGATGTATTTCCTCATCTAGCAAGGAATCAAACACACCCAAAATGGTAACATGTCAAAACTAAGAATTCAAGCAGCTGCTCTACAGATTCACTTCTACATTAACTGTCAGATTCCAGAACCAACGTACTTCATACTCTTCACCTTTTCcattgaaaaatcaataactTCAGTCTTCCCAACCTAAACCATTCAAGactataatttcacattttccaCACCAATGCTAAATATTAGTAAGCAAAATTCTACTTTTGATCCCACTAAATAGGGTCATTCTCAGTTTTGATCTCGTGTTTTACGAGGTTGATACTTCTAGTCCCAAACTCTAAACTTTTAACACTATTGGTCTTATGTCGTTAAATGTTGATGGAAATTGTTAGTCCACAGTTgttaatttgacaaataaatgttcaaattctattttactcctctatattttcataaaaggcTAGAAACACTCCCTACCCACCCCACCCATCATCCCCTGCAAACCCTTCGCCACACACCCATAATCGCCCCCTCCCACCGCGCCCCGCTGCCGACCCCCACTTTAGCTCGCAGGTCATCAAGAAGGTAGTGACAGTGATGTCATCCCAAGATTAGGGGGGCAACGTCAACATCGCCACCTTCTGTGAGGGATTACAGGGTGCAAGGGGAAGGAGTTGCGGTGGACAACGGGCCGCGGAGGGTTGGGgatgtttgatttttaatgtgatgttaatttaattatttaatttaaattataaaatattaaaaatttgatatacttttttggtatttaactatttaaataaatatatttagaaaataattattcatttcttaacggggagaaaaatacaaaaaacaatcttaaaataaaagaaaaatagagggTGATTTTATCAGATAAAAAAAGACAGTTTAATTAAAGTGAGTGTAAAAAgagattttttctaaaaagaaatacaacagAATTTTGCGCTGACAGCTACAACTTTCTCCATACAAACACCCATCCCAATCAAAGTAGTACCACAGCAAGTCAGTCAGccagaaaaatgtaataaccGAAATGGAACAAAAACACtccaagaaaatcaaaatccaaaacacaaaataaatttgaccaGAAATCCAACAAATAGAAAGGAGAAGGATGCCAATTGCCAAAACCCAACTGAAATACAGTGAAAATGATCAAAACTTTACCACAGATCTTAATGGGTGCCTCCAGCTCAAGAAGATTAGGCTGTTGCAAAAAAATCTGTCTGGACTGCACACACAGCTGCCTGATCTCCGACTCCGAGAGCTTCACCTGCTTCCCCGGCCTGCTTTGAACCTCAAGCAAACGGTTTATTATATCATCAAGAGCCACTGAATCCATCTCCCattcttctttaattcttcGGTGCTTGTGCTGGCAATCAAGATTGACGAAAAGAAGCCGGAGAGAATAtaggttaattatatttatatttcgatattttggtaaaaattataaatattattattttccaaaCCCTCTaactctaattttattttccacttctattttcaaacaccgtaatcaaaagtaaaaattattgcaaacacCATGGTAAAAAGGCGAGGAATTAaggatcaagaaaattaaagtcGAACCCGTAAAGCTGATCTCCGTGCTACTATCTGTTGATGAGGTGGTAGCATCGCCTTCCACTCACTGTGATCAACAAGCCACTCTTCATGGCTAAAACTAATATCTGAAGTAGAAGATCGGGAGCTGGATGCTATGCTGCTGAGATCCCCGGAATGGAACAACGCTAGCTCCCTGTCACCCTCCCGCCGCAGAACAGCACGCACCAGCCTCTCCCAGTTGTCGTAGTTCTTGCTCATCTCCACAGTCAAGATGAATCTTCACCGAT comes from Sesamum indicum cultivar Zhongzhi No. 13 linkage group LG10, S_indicum_v1.0, whole genome shotgun sequence and encodes:
- the LOC105171876 gene encoding serine/threonine-protein phosphatase PP1 isoform X1; protein product: MSKNYDNWERLVRAVLRREGDRELALFHSGDLSSIASSSRSSTSDISFSHEEWLVDHSEWKAMLPPHQQIVARRSALRHKHRRIKEEWEMDSVALDDIINRLLEVQSRPGKQVKLSESEIRQLCVQSRQIFLQQPNLLELEAPIKICGDIHGQYYDLLRLFEYSGSPSESNYLFLGDYVDRGKQSLETICLLLAYKIKYPENFFLLRGSHECISINRIYGFYDECKQRFNVRLWKIFNDCFDCLPVAALIDDKLLCIHGGLSPDLVGLDQIRNLQRPTHVPDYGLLCDLLWSDPSKDVQGWGMNDRGISYIFGADKVSEFLLKHDLDLICRAHQVVEDGYEFFADRQMVTIFSAPNYCGEFENAGAIMSLDENLMCSFQILEPVREKPKFGFGSTTTTKEPGRPQTKTKSFLGGRIG
- the LOC105171876 gene encoding serine/threonine-protein phosphatase PP1 isoform X2 codes for the protein MSKNYDNWERLVRAVLRREGDRELALFHSGDLSSIASSSRSSTSDISFSHEEWLVDHSEWKAMLPPHQQIVARRSALRHKHRRIKEEWEMDSVALDDIINRLLEVQSRPGKQVKLSESEIRQLCVQSRQIFLQQPNLLELEAPIKICGDIHALIDDKLLCIHGGLSPDLVGLDQIRNLQRPTHVPDYGLLCDLLWSDPSKDVQGWGMNDRGISYIFGADKVSEFLLKHDLDLICRAHQVVEDGYEFFADRQMVTIFSAPNYCGEFENAGAIMSLDENLMCSFQILEPVREKPKFGFGSTTTTKEPGRPQTKTKSFLGGRIG